Within the Hyalangium gracile genome, the region GCGCCTGACGGCCGTCCAGCGGCCCGCCCGTGAAGGCCACCTCCAGTGCCCAGTTCTCCTGGATGGCTCCACCGGACAGCCGGGAGAGGGAGAGGATCTCCGCGTCCCTCGCCTCGGCCTGGGAGGCGAGCCAGACCGCCAGTGCCGCGCGCCGGGCCTCCATCACACTCCCCAGCTCCAGAAGTCCCTGCCCTCTTTCTGGAGGCTGCGGAACAGGACCATCTTGTGCACCTCCGAGGCACCGTCGACCAGCCGGGCCTGACGGGCATAGCGGTACATCCACTCCAGCGGGGTGTCCTTGGAGTAGCCACGGGCGCCGTTGAGCTGGATGGCGGTGTCGATGGCCTGGTGCAGAGCGTCGGCGACGACGATCTTGGCCATGCTGACCTCCTTCCGGGCGAAGTCCCCGGCATCGAGCTTCCATGCGGCCTTCATCGTCAGCAGGCGGCCGATCTCGATCTGGAGCGCGGCGTCGCCCAGCAGGGTCTGCACGCTCTCGTGCTCGGCCAGCGTCTGCCCGAAGGCGAGCCGGTCACGCACATACTCTCCACCGATCTCCAGGGCTCGCCGCGCCAGCCCCAGCCAGCGCATGCAGTGGGTGAGCCGGGCGGTGCCCAGGCGGATCTGCGTTGCCTTCAGGCCGTCTCCGACGTTCATCAGCCGGTTCGCGTCGGGGACCTCGAGGCCCTCGTAGACCAGCTCGCAGTGTCCGCCGTGCTCCTCTGGCCCCATGATCGGAATGCGTCGCTCGATGCGCCAGCC harbors:
- a CDS encoding acyl-CoA dehydrogenase family protein, whose amino-acid sequence is MDFSLSPEVDALRARVRAFVETHIIPLESDPTARDDHENIHEDALRAVRARVKEAGLWAPQMPRARGGLGLGVVGMAALYEEMNRSIFGPVCFNAAAPDDGNMMLLEKVGTPEQKERWLQPIVDGAVRSSFAMTEPRPGSGSDPGGMMLTRAEKKGDTWFITGRKWFITGAAAASHFIVVARTSDDPRTGLTCFLHHRDDPGWRIERRIPIMGPEEHGGHCELVYEGLEVPDANRLMNVGDGLKATQIRLGTARLTHCMRWLGLARRALEIGGEYVRDRLAFGQTLAEHESVQTLLGDAALQIEIGRLLTMKAAWKLDAGDFARKEVSMAKIVVADALHQAIDTAIQLNGARGYSKDTPLEWMYRYARQARLVDGASEVHKMVLFRSLQKEGRDFWSWGV